The following are encoded in a window of Mustela nigripes isolate SB6536 chromosome 1, MUSNIG.SB6536, whole genome shotgun sequence genomic DNA:
- the TEX54 gene encoding testis-expressed protein 54: protein MGCCQDKDFQTSDERAKETESEEGEGFEGIGEDPQDRGNRRSNESLLITVLWRRLSLFSRRGSVKRQSAQNPKLGLQKSNREGIPEEPEKG from the exons ATGGGCTGCTGCCAAGACAAGGACTTTCAGACCTCCGATGAGCGGGCCAAGGAGACCGAGTCGGAGGAAGGCGAAG GCTTCGAAGGGATCGGTGAGGACCCGCAGGACCGCGGGAATCGGAGGTCCAATGAAAGCCTTTTGATCACCGTGCTGTGGCGGCGGCTATCCCTGTTCAGCCGTCGGGGGTCAGTCAAGAGGCAGTCAGCCCAGAATCCTAAGCTGGGGTTACAGAAGAGCAACCGGGAGGGGATCCCGGAGGAGCCGGAGAAGGGGTGA
- the WDR74 gene encoding WD repeat-containing protein 74 — MAAAGARWNHVWVGTETGILKGVNLQRKQAANFTAAGQPRREEAVSALCWGAGGETQILVGCADRTVRYFSTEEGRFQGQKHCPGGEGTFRGLAQVDGTLITCVESGIVRVWRDNDKEASSDPLLELSVGPGVCRMRQDPAHPHLIATGGKENALKVWDLQGSEEPVFRAKNVRNDWLDLRVPIWDQDIQFLPESQKLVTCTGYHQVRVYDPASPQRRPVLEATYGEYPLTAMTLTPGANSVIVGNTHGQLAEIDLRQGRLLGCLKGLAGSVRGLQCHPSKPLLASCGLDRVLRVHRIRNPRGLEHKVYLKSQLNCLLLSGRDNWEDEPQEPQEPKKAPLEDTETDELWASLEAAAKRKLPDLERTQGALQTRRRKKQRPGSTSP, encoded by the exons ATGGCGGCTGCAGGGGCACGCTGGAATCATGTGTGGGTGGGCACGGAGACCGGGATCCTGAAAG GGGTGAACCTTCAGCGCAAACAGGCGGCGAACTTCACGGCGGCGGGACAGCCGCGGCGCGAGGAGGCGGTGAGCGCCCTGTGCTGGGGCGCGGGAGGCGAGACTCAG ATCCTGGTGGGTTGCGCCGACAGAACGGTGAGGTACTTCAGCACAGAGGAAGGCCGATTCCAGGGCCAGAAGCACTGCCCTGGCGGAGAGGGCACGTTCCGAGGCCTCGCCCAGGTCGACGG cACCCTTATCACATGTGTGGAGTCTGGGATTGTCCGCGTCTGGCGTGACAATGACAAAGAGGCATCCTCTGACCCA CTCCTGGAACTGAGTGTGGGTCCTGGGGTGTGTAGGATGCGCCAAGACCCGGCACACCCCCATCTGATTGCCACGGGCGGGAAAGAGAATGCTTTGAAGGTGTGGGACCTACAGGGGTCTGAGGAGCCTGTGTTCAGGGCCAAGAAC GTACGGAACGACTGGCTTGACCTGCGGGTTCCCATCTGGGATCAGGACATACAGTTCCTGCCTGAGTCTCAGAAGCTTGTCACCTGCACAGGGTACCACCAG GTCCGTGTCTATGATCCAGCCTCCCCCCAGCGCCGGCCAGTCCTAGAGGCCACCTATGGAGAGTACCCACTTACGGCCATGACCCTCACTCCTGGGGCCAA TTCAGTGATCGTAGGGAACACTCACGGGCAGCTGGCAGAAATCGACCTTCGGCAAG ggcgCTTACTGGGCTGTCTGAAGGGGTTGGCGGGCAGTGTCCGAGGATTACAGTGCCACCCTTCAAAGCCCCTGCTAGCCTCCTGTGGCTTGGACAGAGTCTTGAGGGTACACAGGATCCGGAATCCACGGGGCCTAGAGCATAAG GTTTATCTGAAGTCTCAACTGAACTGCCTTCTCCTGTCAGGCAGGGATAACTGGGAG GATGAGCCCCAAGAGCCCCAGGAGCCCAAAAAGGCACCCCtggaagacacagagacagatgAACTTTGGGCCTCCTTGGAGGCAGCTGCCAAGCGGAAGCTCCCTGATTTGGAGCGGACCCAAGGGGCTCTCCAAACCAGACGAAGAAAAAAGCAGCGGCCTGGGTCCACCAGCCCCTGA